Part of the Aggregatilinea lenta genome, TTTCGTGCTGCACTTCCGCTGGCCGTGGTCGGACGGCCTCGCGTACGGCACGATCTACGGCATGTGTCTGCGCTTCTTGCCGCCCAACACGAAGTTCGCCGTCTATTACGACGAGGATGCGCCGCGTGCGGACTTCGGCGCGGACGAGACGGTGATCCACGTCGAGTGGCAGTAACCCCGCCGTCCCTGAACGCGGAAATGAACGTAAAAAAGAAGCCGGACGCTGCCGCCCGGCTTCTTTTTATTCACGCTGTGGTGAAAAACTGGTGGGCTTAATGCCCGCCGCAACTGCACCCGCCGCCGCTGTAGTCGTCGGCTTCGCTGTCCGAGCTGCGGAACGAGTGGCCGCAGCCACATGAGGACACGGCATTGGGATTGTTGATGGCAAACCCGCCGCCCATGAGGCTGTCCACGTAATCGATCTCCGCGCCGCGCAGATACTCGAGGCTCATCGGGTCCACGACCAGCTTGACGCCGCCCGTCTCGACCACGTTGTCCTGCGGGTAGAATTGATTTTCAAATGCCATACCGTACGACATGCCAGAGCAGCCGCCGCCCTGAACAAACACGCGCAAGGCGTGATCGGCCAGATCGCGCGACGTCAGAAGCTCTTGAATTTTGTCCATGGCCGCCGGGGTAACGGTCAGGATGGAGGTTTCCACGCCTACCGAGACTTGCTCCAGATCAGTCTGAGCAACTTCCGCCATGATATGCTCCTCTAAAGTGTAGCGATGCTGCTGAACGATGATTGTAAAGTAGTGTAACAGATCTGGCGGATCGCGTCAATTTAGATGATGGTTATTTAATAAATAGGTGAGGTTTGGCGGATGTAAGGTGCCAATTGTCATGCTAGGCGGGCGTGACGTGTCTCATTTCCTGACCTTGAAAACGGGCAAAACGGGCGGAGCAAGCCCCGCCCGTACGAGAACCAACGTTCGGAAACTCCGCACGTTGTGGGGGCGTGTTGCGATACGCCCCCACAACGCGAACCCTCTACCCCTCCCGCTCGCGCGGCAGACCGATCAGCAGCGCCAGCGGTCCCGCCAGCAGCAGCCACATCGTCGCGCCGAGTCCCACCGCCTGCGCGGCGAGGCCCAGCGCCAGCGGGATCAGGCTGCCCACCAGCCCGGCGACGTTGTTCGCCGCCAGCGCGGTTCCGCTGCGACCCGGCAGCGCGTCGTACAGCTTCGCCTGCAAGACCGCATACCACCCGGCGTTGAGCAGTCCCAGCACGCCGAGCAGCACGATCTTTAGCGGCACGGACGCGACCAGCAGAAACGCGGGATAGGCGGCGGCCATCAGCAGCGCGCTGATCCGCAGGATGCGCAAACCGGGCACGCGGTCAAGCAGCGGGATAATCAGCAAGTCGCTGACCAGCCCCGCCCCGGTCCACACCGCGACGGCCAGCCCGGCTTGCTCGCCGGACACGCCCACCACGTCCACGAAGTACAGCGCCAGCAGGCTGTAGAGGATGTCCAGCATCAGGTCGGACGCCTGGAGCAGCACCAGCCAGCGCAGCACGTCGCGCTGCCGGATGGCGCGCATCGCCTGGATCAGCGCCGCGCGCAGCCCGATTGGCGCGTCGTCCGCATCCGCGACGCCGTTGGCCGGGAAGCGCACGCGCCCCGCCGCCAGCGTCAGGACCAGCGCGAATGCTGCAAAGCCCACGAACAGCCCGCGCCAGCCCACGCCTGCGGCCAACGCCGCGCCGAGCACCAGCGGCCCGCTGACCATGCCGAGCGATCCGGCGAAGGTCCAGTGCGCCATGTTCTGCTCGCGGCGATCCGGCTCGGCATCCATCAGCGCCGCCTGCGACAGGCTGACGAACGCGCCCGACGCCGGGTAGAGCAGCAGGAACGCGACCAGCAGCGGCACGAAGCTCCCGCTGCCTGCCGCCATCAGCAGCGCCGCGCCGAACGCCACGCCGCCGCCCAGGATCAGCACACGGCGTCGCCACAGGTCGCTCAGGATGCCGAGCGCCGGTTCGACCACGCTGCTGAACAGGCCGGGCACGCTGAGCAGCACGCCGATTTGGATGTAAGTCAGGTTGAAGTCTGTGCGGATGAGCGGCCAGGCGGTTTCACGCGCGCCGAAGACCAGCTCGTCGAGGAATTCGATTAGAAGCAGGATGAGGAGAAATCGGGAGAAATGACGGAACAGGTTAGCAGGTCAACGGTGACGGTCGCGCATGATGCATTCCTTTCGTCTACGCCGGTGCGGCCCGGCAGGACCAATAACAGCGTTATTGTACCACACTGATCACGACGCCCTGCATGTCCACGCCGAGCGTCCACGTCCGCGCCGGGACGCTCGCCTGCCGGAACGCCAACTGCACCGCCCGCGCGATCTCGGCGTGCCCGTAATCCGCGAAGATCAGCAGCGCCGGACCCGCGCCGCACGGCGTCACGCCGATGGCCCCCAGCCGCTTCGCCGCCGCCTCCACCCGGTCGTAGCCGGGGATCAGCGCGCGGCGATAGGGCACGTGCAGCCGGTCGTCCAGGGCCTCGCGCAGCAGGTCGAGATCCTCGGTTTGCAGCGCCTCGACCAGCAGCGCCGTATGCGCGATGGCGTGCACGGCATCGTCCAGGCCCGGATCGGGCAGTGGCTCGCGGTGCGGATCGTAATCGTCCAACAGCGGCACGGCGACCACCACCCGCAGCGGCGCAACTTCGAGCGAGCGGTACACCGGGCTGTCGCCGCCGCGCGCCCAGATTCCCAGACCGCCGTTGAGCGCCGTCGCGGTCGCCTCCGGGTGATCCGACAGGCGCGCCGCCAGCTCGACCAGCGCCTCGCGCGGGAGCGGGCCGCCCAGCAGGTTGTTCGCGCCGACCAGCCCCGCGACGGTCATCGCCGCACGCGAGCTGAGGCCGACCCACAGCGGGATGCGGTTGTTGCACACGATGCTCAGGCCCGCCGGCGCCTCTTCGACCTCCTGAAACAGCCGGGTCGCCGCGACCGCTACGGGATGGTAGAAGTTCGCGGGCAGGGTGTCCGCACCCTCCCCCGCCGACGCGATGCGCAGCTCGTCGCCGCCGGTCAGGCTCATCTCGACCACGGTGCGCAGGTTCAGCGCCAGCCCCAGGACGTGATAGCCGGACCCCAGGTTGGTGCAGACGGCGGGAACGGAAACGCTGACTTTGGTCATGCAGGCATGCCTTGCGTGCAGCGCCGGAGCGATCCCCCGGCGGGCGGTGTCACTCCCGTTATGGTAGGCGCAGCAGCCGAAGCGCGCAAGCGGGAAACGCGGGAATAGGGATTGGGCGTTAGGGGTAAATGTACCGTAGGGGCGGGGCTTGCTCCGCCCGTTTTGCGCAAGGCCGGGTAGACGAAGCTCTACCCCTACAGAAAACAGGCCGCTGCTTGGCTCCCCTCTCCAATCAGATTGGAGAGGGGCCGGGGGTGAGGTGCTCTTGCCCTTATCTTTCGCTTTTGGTTAACCGCGAACGGCTAATCGCTGCCTTTGAGCGTCTCCAGCACCGCGTCTTCCGCCTCGTAATCGAAATCGGCGGGATCGACGTGCGCGGGTGGATGCGCGCGCTCCCACGCGACGGTGCGCGCCATGCCCTCGCGCAGCGGGACCACCTCGCGGTAGCCTAGCTCGGCGCGGAGGCGCGAGGTATCGGCGACGAGATCCTGCGCCAGCGCGCCGTCCCGCATCGCCTCAGGCAGCCGTACGTCTGGCACGACCTCGATCGCGCCCTGCCAGTCCGCCGCCAGCCCGATGGTGCGCACCCACGCTGCCAGCGACAGCAGCGGTTGGTCGCCCGCGTTGTAAATGCGCCCTGCCGCACGCGGATCGGTCACGGCCAGCGCAACGGCCTCGGCCACGTTCTCGACGTACGCGCGCGTCCAATGCCAGTCCGCCGCCGTTTCGCTCAGCAGAATCGCGGGGCGGCCATCGTCCATGCGCTTGAGGTACGGGAACAGCCGGTGCTGGGTGTCGCCGGGACCGTACACCATCGGCAGGCGCAGCACCGTGCCGGGCAGCGCGGGATCGCTCATCACGCGCCGCTCGACCAGGATCTTGTCGTAGTCGTCCATCCAGCGCGCCGGGTCAGTCGCCGCGCGGGGCGGGTCACTCCGGTAGGGGTACAGCTTCTCGCGCAAGGGGCCGTCTTCGTCGAACGGAACCTCGA contains:
- the erpA gene encoding iron-sulfur cluster insertion protein ErpA, translated to MAEVAQTDLEQVSVGVETSILTVTPAAMDKIQELLTSRDLADHALRVFVQGGGCSGMSYGMAFENQFYPQDNVVETGGVKLVVDPMSLEYLRGAEIDYVDSLMGGGFAINNPNAVSSCGCGHSFRSSDSEADDYSGGGCSCGGH
- a CDS encoding MFS transporter, with translation MFRHFSRFLLILLLIEFLDELVFGARETAWPLIRTDFNLTYIQIGVLLSVPGLFSSVVEPALGILSDLWRRRVLILGGGVAFGAALLMAAGSGSFVPLLVAFLLLYPASGAFVSLSQAALMDAEPDRREQNMAHWTFAGSLGMVSGPLVLGAALAAGVGWRGLFVGFAAFALVLTLAAGRVRFPANGVADADDAPIGLRAALIQAMRAIRQRDVLRWLVLLQASDLMLDILYSLLALYFVDVVGVSGEQAGLAVAVWTGAGLVSDLLIIPLLDRVPGLRILRISALLMAAAYPAFLLVASVPLKIVLLGVLGLLNAGWYAVLQAKLYDALPGRSGTALAANNVAGLVGSLIPLALGLAAQAVGLGATMWLLLAGPLALLIGLPREREG
- a CDS encoding homoserine kinase yields the protein MTKVSVSVPAVCTNLGSGYHVLGLALNLRTVVEMSLTGGDELRIASAGEGADTLPANFYHPVAVAATRLFQEVEEAPAGLSIVCNNRIPLWVGLSSRAAMTVAGLVGANNLLGGPLPREALVELAARLSDHPEATATALNGGLGIWARGGDSPVYRSLEVAPLRVVVAVPLLDDYDPHREPLPDPGLDDAVHAIAHTALLVEALQTEDLDLLREALDDRLHVPYRRALIPGYDRVEAAAKRLGAIGVTPCGAGPALLIFADYGHAEIARAVQLAFRQASVPARTWTLGVDMQGVVISVVQ
- a CDS encoding NAD-dependent epimerase/dehydratase family protein — its product is MRLFVIGGTRFIGPPIIERLHAQGHAILLFHRSSASGTDLPSDITHVYGDRRADWAELAPRLRAFAPDVVLDMIPLGEADAQQVMETFAGGAGRVVAISSQDVYRAYGRINGTEPGAPVEVPFDEDGPLREKLYPYRSDPPRAATDPARWMDDYDKILVERRVMSDPALPGTVLRLPMVYGPGDTQHRLFPYLKRMDDGRPAILLSETAADWHWTRAYVENVAEAVALAVTDPRAAGRIYNAGDQPLLSLAAWVRTIGLAADWQGAIEVVPDVRLPEAMRDGALAQDLVADTSRLRAELGYREVVPLREGMARTVAWERAHPPAHVDPADFDYEAEDAVLETLKGSD